A window from Primulina huaijiensis isolate GDHJ02 chromosome 13, ASM1229523v2, whole genome shotgun sequence encodes these proteins:
- the LOC140991498 gene encoding protein NRT1/ PTR FAMILY 2.11-like: MEKNGKEDLEMEEKSPSLVVNGDVEPEINYRGLKTMPFIIGNETFEKLGAIGTLSNLQVYLTTVFNMKRISATTLLNVFNGTTNLATLVGAYLSDTHFGRYKTLGFASVASLLGLLAVNLTAVFKNLHPPHCNPSDGPCVGPDAGQMAFLLFGFALMIVGAGGIRPCNLAFGADQFNPNTDSGKRGIDSFFNWYYFTVTIAEIISVTIVVYVQSNVSWSIGLAIPVIFMFLSCFLYFVGNKLYVKVLPEGSPMTSLVQVIVVAFKKRKLTLPNNPWLNLFNYTPPKSLNSKLPYTEQFRFLDKAAIITAEDEINPNGTAANPWNLCSMQQIEEAKCVFRVIPVSLIAVFYHLGAQQQYIVFQALQSDRHLGNTKFQIPAASYVIFAMLSLTLWVPLYDRFIVPFMRRFTGKEGGITTLHRMGIGIFITIVESIIGAVVEERRRNMVRTGMVSSMSSMWLVPQLALGGLAEAFFAIAQLEFYYKQFPENMRSVAGAFFFCGYAVSNYVYSLLISVVHHMTEGSSAGNWLPEDLNKGRLDYFYYLVAVLCGLNFGYFLVCARWYRYKGVDDSSRAVEMEAKKLDNHSA, translated from the exons ATGGAGAAAAATGGGAAAGAAGACCTGGAGATGGAGGAGAAATCGCCATCTTTGGTGGTTAATGGCGATGTTGAACCTGAGATTAATTACAGAGGATTGAAGACCATGCCATTCATCATTG GGAATGAAACTTTTGAGAAGCTTGGAGCCATTGGTACTTTATCCAATCTGCAGGTGTATCTAACCACAGTTTTCAATATGAAGCGCATTTCTGCGACCACGCTTCTTAATGTGTTCAATGGCACCACAAATCTTGCGACCTTGGTCGGAGCTTATCTCAGTGACACTCACTTTGGTCGCTACAAGACACTGGGATTCGCATCAGTTGCCTCGTTATTG GGTTTGCTGGCTGTAAATCTAACAGCGGTATTCAAGAATCTGCACCCACCCCACTGCAACCCGTCCGACGGCCCGTGCGTTGGCCCTGACGCGGGGCAAATGGCGTTCCTCCTATTCGGTTTCGCGCTAATGATAGTGGGCGCCGGAGGCATCAGGCCATGTAACTTGGCCTTCGGGGCCGATCAATTCAATCCCAACACAGATTCCGGGAAAAGGGGCATCGACAGTTTCTTCAATTGGTACTATTTCACCGTAACAATTGCGGAAATCATCTCAGTAACAATCGTCGTGTACGTGCAGTCGAACGTCAGCTGGTCGATCGGCTTGGCGATACCGGTGATCTTTATGTTCTTATCATGTTTTCTGTATTTCGTGGGGAACAAATTGTATGTAAAAGTGTTGCCAGAAGGCAGCCCCATGACTAGTCTGGTGCAAGTAATCGTGGTTGCATTCAAGAAAAGGAAGCTCACATTGCCCAACAATCCTTGGCTCAACCTCTTCAATTACACTCCTCCCAAGTCTTTAAACTCCAAGCTCCCTTACACGGAACAATTCAG ATTCTTGGACAAAGCTGCAATAATAACAGCAGAAGACGAAATAAATCCAAATGGAACGGCAGCCAACCCATGGAACCTCTGCAGCATGCAGCagattgaagaagcaaaatgtGTGTTTAGGGTCATCCCAGTTTCTCTCATTGCCGTCTTCTACCATTTGGGTGCACAGCAACAATACATAGTTTTTCAAGCACTTCAATCCGACAGACATCTTGGCAACACGAAATTCCAGATACCGGCTGCATCCTACGTCATATTTGCGATGCTCAGCCTCACCCTGTGGGTGCCGCTGTACGACAGATTCATCGTCCCGTTTATGAGGAGATTCACGGGGAAAGAAGGTGGGATCACAACCCTTCACAGAATGGGGATTGGCATATTCATAACTATAGTGGAGTCGATCATCGGGGCAGTAGTGGAAGAGCGTAGAAGAAATATGGTAAGGACTGGTATGGTTTCATCCATGTCTTCGATGTGGTTGGTTCCTCAGCTGGCCTTGGGTGGACTAGCGGAGGCGTTTTTCGCCATTGCGCAGCTCGAGTTCTACTATAAGCAGTTCCCGGAGAATATGAGGAGTGTTGCTGGAGCATTTTTCTTCTGTGGGTATGCGGTTTCGAATTATGTCTACAGTTTATTGATATCGGTGGTGCACCACATGACTGAAGGGTCGTCGGCTGGGAACTGGCTGCCGGAGGATCTCAACAAGGGCAGGTTGGACTACTTCTACTACTTGGTCGCGGTGCTGTGTGGTTTGAATTTTGGCTACTTTCTGGTTTGCGCTAGGTGGTACAGATACAAGGGAGTTGATGACAGCAGCAGAGCAGTggaaatggaggccaaaaaacTGGACAATCACTCAGCCTGA
- the LOC140991497 gene encoding plasma membrane ATPase 3 — protein MGEKPEVLDAVLKETVDLENIPIDEVFENLRCTKNGLSTEAAQERLAIFGHNKLEEKKESKFLKFLGFMWNPLSWVMEAAAIMAIALANGGGKPPDWQDFVGIITLLVINSTISFIEENNAGNAAAALMARLAPKAKVLRDGRWSEEDASILVPGDIISIKLGDIIAADSRLLDGDPLKIDQSALTGESLPVTKGPGDGVYSGSTCKQGEIEAIVIATGVHTFFGRAAHLVDSTNQVGHFQKVLTSIGNFCICSIAVGMIIEIIVMYPIQHRAYRPGIDNLLVLLIGGIPIAMPTVLSVTMAIGSHRLAQQGAITKRMTAIEEMAGMDVLCSDKTGTLTLNKLTVDKNLIEVFAKGVDPDTVVLMAARASRTENQDAIDCAIVGMLADPKEARAGIREVHFLPFNPTDKRTALTYIDNEGKWHRVSKGAPEQILNLARNKSEIERRVHAVIDKFAERGLRSLAVAYQEVPEKTKESAGGPWQFIGLMPLFDPPRHDSAETIRRALDLGVNVKMITGDQLAIGKETGRRLGMGTNMYPSSALLGQNKDESIAALPVDELIEKADGFAGVFPEHKYEIVKRLQARKHICGMTGDGVNDAPALKKADIGIAVADATDAARSASDIVLTEPGLSVIISAVLTSRAIFQRMKNYTIYAVSITIRIVLGFMMLALIWEFDFPPFMVLIIAILNDGTIMTISKDRVKPSPLPDSWKLAEIFATGIILGGYLALMTVIFFWVAYKTNFFPRVFGVSTLEKTAHDDFRKLASAIYLQVSTISQALIFVTRSRSWSYVERPGLLLVGAFFIAQLVATLIAVYANWGFAAIEGIGWGWAGVIWLYNIIFYIPLDIIKFLIRYTLSGRAWDLVLEQRIAFTRQKDFGKEQRELKWAHAQRTLHGLQVPDTKLFNETTNFSELNQLAEEAKRRAEIARLRELHTLKGHVESVVRLKGLDIDTIQQAYTV, from the exons atGGGGGAGAAGCCTGAGGTTCTTGATGCTGTGTTGAAGGAAACTGTGGATTTG GAAAACATCCCCATTGACGAAGTGTTTGAGAATCTGAGATGCACCAAAAATGGTCTGTCGACTGAGGCTGCTCAAGAAAGATTAGCCATTTTTGGGCACAACAAGCTTGAGGAGAAGAAG GAgagcaaatttttaaaattcttggGGTTTATGTGGAATCCTCTTTCATGGGTCATGGAAGCTGCGGCTATCATGGCAATTGCCCTCGCAAATGGAGGA GGAAAGCCCCCGGATTGGCAGGATTTTGTGGGCATTATCACTTTACTTGTGATAAACTCTACTATTAGTTTTATTGAGGAGAATAATGCTGGGAATGCAGCAGCTGCTCTTATGGCCCGTCTTGCTCCGAAAGCTAAA GTTCTTAGAGATGGTAGGTGGAGTGAGGAGGATGCTTCCATTTTAGTGCCGGGTGACATAATCAGCATTAAACTTGGAGATATAATTGCTGCCGATTCTCGTTTACTTGATGGTGATCCTCTGAAAATTGATCAG TCTGCTTTGACGGGTGAGTCCCTCCCTGTGACGAAAGGTCCAGGAGATGGTGTTTACTCTGGTTCCACCTGCAAACAAGGAGAAATCGAGGCTATTGTAATCGCCACAGGGGTTCACACGTTTTTTGGGAGGGCTGCTCATCTCGTTGATAGTACTAATCAAGTGGGGCACTTCCAAAAG GTTTTGACTTCAATTGGAAACTTTTGCATTTGCTCAATTGCCGTGGGGATGATTATAGAGATTATAGTGATGTACCCTATTCAGCATCGGGCATATCGTCCTGGTATTGACAATCTTCTTGTGCTTCTCATCGGAGGAATTCCAATTGCCATGCCAACTGTCCTTTCAGTTACAATGGCCATAGGTTCTCATCGTTTGGCTCAGCAG GGAGCTATTACAAAGAGAATGACAGCCATAGAAGAGATGGCCGGCATGGACGTACTTTGCAGTGATAAGACAGGGACATTGACACTTAACAAGCTTACAGTTGACAAGAATCTCATTGAG GTTTTTGCCAAAGGCGTTGATCCAGATACTGTCGTTCTGATGGCAGCCCGAGCCTCTCGTACTGAAAACCAGGATGCCATTGACTGTGCTATAGTTGGGATGCTTGCTGATCCGAAGGAG GCACGAGCTGGAATTCGAGAAGTACATTTTCTTCCTTTTAACCCTACTGACAAGCGAACGGCTTTGACTTACATAGACAATGAAGGAAAATGGCACAGGGTTAGTAAAGGTGCACCAGAGCAG ATTTTGAACCTAGCACGCAATAAGTCAGAAATAGAGCGGAGGGTCCATGCTGTGATTGATAAGTTTGCAGAAAGAGGTTTAAGGTCACTTGCTGTGGCATACCAG GAGGTTCCCGAAAAAACAAAAGAGAGTGCTGGAGGACCATGGCAGTTCATTGGTCTTATGCCTCTATTTGATCCACCAAGACACGACAGTGCAGAAACTATAAGAAGGGCATTGGATCTTGGTGTAAATGTCAAAATGATAACCG GTGACCAACTTGCCATTGGAAAGGAAACTGGACGAAGGTTAGGAATGGGAACGAATATGTATCCCTCTTCAGCTTTGCTGGGACAGAATAAGGATGAATCAATTGCTGCTCTGCCAGTTGATGAGCTCATTGAAAAAGCTGATGGTTTTGCTGGTGTTTTCCCCG AACACAAATATGAAATAGTAAAGCGTCTACAAGCTAGGAAGCATATATGTGGAATGACTGGTGATGGAGTAAATGATGCTCCTGCTTTGAAGAAAGCTGACATTGGGATTGCTGTTGCGGATGCAACTGATGCAGCTCGTAGTGCTTCCGATATTGTTCTTACTGAACCTGGCCTTAGTGTTATAATTAGTGCTGTTTTAACCAGTCGGGCAATCTTCCAGCGGATGAAAAATTACACG ATTTATGCTGTTTCAATTACTATTCGTATTGTG CTTGGCTTCATGATGTTGGCCCTGATATGGGAATTTGACTTCCCACCTTTTATGGTGCTTATCATTGCTATACTCAACGACG GTACCATTATGACCATCTCAAAAGATAGAGTGAAACCATCTCCTCTACCTGACAGCTGGAAGCTCGCTGAGATTTTTGCAACTGGAATAATTCTTGGTGGTTACTTGGCCTTGATGACTGTTATATTCTTTTGGGTAGCATACAAGACAAATTTCTTCCCG CGAGTATTTGGGGTGTCGACTCTGGAGAAAACGGCCCATGATGACTTCAGAAAGCTTGCTTCAGCAATATATCTTCAAGTGAGCACTATCAGTCAAGCTTTGATATTTGTTACAAGATCCCGAAGCTGGTCATATGTCGAGCGTCCTGGTTTATTACTTGTGGGGGCATTTTTTATTGCGCAACTG GTTGCTACTTTGATTGCAGTATATGCAAACTGGGGCTTTGCAGCAATCGAGGGAATTGGATGGGGTTGGGCAGGAGTGATTTGGCTGTACAATATCATTTTCTATATTCCTCTTGATATTATCAAGTTTCTAATCCGCTACACTCTTAGTGGGAGGGCATGGGATCTTGTTCTCGAGCAGAGG ATTGCTTTCACTAGGCAAAAGGATTTCGGAAAAGAACAGCGTGAGCTTAAGTGGGCACATGCGCAAAGAACCCTTCATGGCCTGCAAGTACCAGATACCAAATTGTTCAACGAAACTACTAATTTCTCAGAACTCAATCAGTTGGCTGAGGAAGCAAAAAGAAGAGCTGAAATTGCTAG GTTGAGGGAGCTTCATACGCTTAAAGGTCACGTTGAATCGGTGGTGCGGCTGAAGGGTCTGGACATAGATACTATTCAGCAGGCATACACTGTATGA